The following are encoded in a window of Mycolicibacterium tusciae JS617 genomic DNA:
- a CDS encoding tyrosine-type recombinase/integrase: protein MTTVLVGQPVGADEVVADYLDHVATLGLSGRAVRDRIRIARDFTARHRDLHAWMTLPAAERIAEIRDTGAWPLICHTIGTGRLRLDVELAAVKQLTGLGRAVEDRDPSGFAALRNAGIRLGWRSSWVETVLGECLAVVLAHHGGMVADLTGDALDDFDAALSRTAVPSSSRRAYRARLASLRQLLFETAVIDAAPKRRRWARSLEQRFTEVEMPDPIRQTLLRYIGVRAAVLRPKSVESLINDLLPFAEYLTAHHPDVTSLRELDRSCIEGYLKWNRTRGWRGQRAAAGAGRTVSAAVAQSAVLSLRNLLDDITAWGWAQAPPRRLVFAADVPKLDQPLPRALAPDVDAAVMNAVAHLQDPFARIGLTVLRGAGLRAGELLDLELGSIIDYGPAGTWLKVPLGKLATERMVPLSAATLAALDEWVALRGTHRPLPHPRTGVLTDFLFTRHGRRLGYTRLRNGLLTAAESAGLHRPDGGVLMVTPHQLRHTWATELANAGMSLQALMSLLGHVTPQMTIRYATLASPTLRAAYDEAMGKMRRQFTLTPVGKPILPDKVGWLHSEMLKTRVAHGYCARHESAGACPYANICETCDNYVTAPEFRDTLTDQLADVQALRTDAECRGWTDEAARHDRVAHALTDHLQRLDR, encoded by the coding sequence GTGACCACGGTGTTGGTCGGCCAACCCGTAGGCGCCGACGAGGTTGTGGCGGATTATCTCGACCACGTCGCCACCCTGGGTTTGAGCGGGCGGGCGGTACGCGACCGGATTCGGATCGCCCGCGACTTCACCGCACGCCACCGCGACCTGCACGCCTGGATGACGCTGCCGGCAGCTGAGCGGATCGCCGAGATACGGGACACCGGGGCGTGGCCGCTGATCTGTCACACGATCGGCACCGGCCGGTTACGGCTGGACGTCGAGCTGGCCGCGGTCAAACAGTTGACCGGGCTGGGCCGCGCAGTGGAGGACCGGGATCCGAGCGGATTCGCCGCGTTGCGAAATGCGGGAATTCGGTTGGGCTGGAGGAGTTCCTGGGTCGAGACGGTCCTGGGCGAATGTCTGGCGGTAGTGCTGGCACACCACGGTGGAATGGTCGCCGACCTGACCGGCGACGCGCTCGACGACTTCGACGCCGCGCTGTCACGTACCGCGGTGCCGTCATCGTCGCGGCGGGCATACCGGGCGCGGCTGGCCAGCCTGCGGCAGCTGTTGTTCGAGACCGCGGTCATCGACGCCGCGCCGAAACGCCGACGGTGGGCCCGTAGCCTCGAGCAGCGTTTCACCGAGGTGGAGATGCCCGACCCGATCCGTCAGACGTTGCTGCGCTACATCGGCGTGCGCGCGGCGGTGCTGCGGCCCAAATCGGTCGAGTCGCTGATCAACGACCTGCTGCCCTTCGCCGAATACCTCACCGCTCACCATCCCGACGTCACCAGCTTGCGTGAACTCGACCGGAGCTGCATCGAGGGCTACCTGAAATGGAATCGCACCCGGGGCTGGCGTGGTCAGCGCGCCGCCGCGGGCGCCGGGCGCACCGTCTCGGCCGCGGTGGCCCAGTCGGCAGTGCTCAGTCTGCGCAACCTGCTCGACGACATCACCGCCTGGGGCTGGGCGCAGGCCCCACCACGGCGGTTGGTATTCGCCGCCGACGTCCCCAAACTCGACCAGCCGTTGCCACGCGCGCTAGCACCCGATGTCGACGCGGCAGTGATGAACGCCGTTGCCCACCTGCAGGATCCGTTCGCCCGCATCGGCCTGACTGTGCTGCGTGGTGCCGGCCTGCGGGCGGGGGAACTGCTCGACCTCGAACTGGGCAGCATCATCGACTACGGGCCGGCCGGAACCTGGCTGAAGGTGCCACTGGGCAAGCTCGCCACCGAACGCATGGTCCCGCTCTCCGCCGCGACCCTCGCCGCGCTCGACGAGTGGGTCGCCCTCCGCGGCACGCACCGGCCGCTGCCGCACCCACGCACCGGTGTGCTCACCGACTTTCTGTTCACCCGACACGGACGCCGCCTGGGCTACACCCGGCTGCGGAACGGGCTGCTCACCGCCGCTGAATCCGCCGGGTTGCACCGTCCCGACGGCGGCGTCCTGATGGTCACTCCACATCAGTTGCGCCACACCTGGGCCACCGAACTCGCCAACGCCGGGATGAGTCTGCAGGCCTTGATGTCCTTACTCGGGCACGTCACTCCACAGATGACGATCCGCTACGCCACCCTGGCCTCGCCCACCCTGCGCGCCGCCTACGACGAAGCGATGGGCAAGATGCGCCGCCAGTTCACACTCACCCCGGTCGGCAAACCGATCCTGCCCGACAAGGTTGGCTGGCTGCACAGTGAAATGCTGAAAACCCGTGTTGCACACGGATACTGCGCGCGCCACGAATCCGCGGGCGCGTGCCCGTATGCCAACATCTGCGAAACCTGCGACAACTACGTCACCGCCCCCGAATTCCGCGACACACTCACCGACCAACTCGCCGACGTCCAGGCCCTCAGAACCGACGCCGAGTGCCGCGGCTGGACCGACGAAGCCGCCCGCCACGACCGCGTCGCCCACGCCCTTACCGACCACCTCCAGCGCCTCGATCGATGA
- a CDS encoding class I SAM-dependent methyltransferase, producing MRQGLLLTDHRCRICGADLTEVIDLGRQPVSNAFVKPEEAGKVPFFRLAVGLCTSCTMVQQLDEVPPSQMYRADYPYRASGSLAMCEHFKDVARQIIQSRPGGPNGFVVEIGSNDGVMLNLLAAAGRSSPGAWCTTSSCDSSM from the coding sequence GTGAGACAGGGGTTGCTCTTGACCGACCATCGTTGCCGTATATGCGGCGCTGATCTGACCGAGGTCATCGACCTCGGGCGTCAGCCTGTCTCGAATGCCTTCGTGAAACCCGAGGAGGCTGGCAAGGTGCCATTCTTCCGGCTGGCAGTCGGACTTTGTACATCTTGCACAATGGTGCAACAGCTCGATGAGGTTCCCCCGAGCCAGATGTATCGCGCCGACTATCCATACCGCGCATCCGGTTCCTTGGCGATGTGCGAGCATTTCAAGGACGTAGCGCGGCAGATTATTCAGTCACGCCCCGGCGGTCCGAACGGGTTCGTCGTTGAGATTGGCAGCAACGATGGCGTCATGCTGAACCTTCTCGCCGCAGCAGGAAGGTCAAGTCCAGGGGCGTGGTGTACGACGTCTTCGTGTGATTCTTCGATGTGA
- a CDS encoding MbtH family protein, with product MSINPFDDDTGTFFVLVNDEEQHSLWPSFADVPAGWQVVYGEANRAACLEYVEEHWPDIRPKSLRERLAQGGTLDG from the coding sequence GTGAGCATCAATCCGTTCGACGACGACACCGGCACCTTCTTCGTTTTGGTCAATGACGAGGAGCAACACAGCCTCTGGCCGAGCTTTGCCGACGTGCCTGCTGGGTGGCAGGTGGTTTACGGCGAAGCGAACCGCGCTGCGTGCCTCGAGTACGTAGAAGAGCATTGGCCGGACATCAGGCCGAAGAGCCTGCGCGAGAGGTTGGCGCAGGGCGGGACTCTTGACGGCTAG
- a CDS encoding class I SAM-dependent methyltransferase yields MRHLGVDPAARAADVARSHGVNVRKDFFNKSTASDILAEYGPANLIFSANTFSHISYLDSIFHGVDLLLAPDGLFVFEDRSLADIVRNNYFDQIYDEHIYLFSVSSVQAMAAHFGFELVNAEHIPIHGGSIRYTVARAGTTKPAAAVAEYLAQEKADGLADEAVFVRFSAAIQRITADLVSLLRDLRSDGRRVVGYGATSRSATVLNYCGIGTDLLPLVCDSTPEKQGTMTPGSMIPVCPPDAFSQPYPDYALLFAWNHAEEIMAKERRFHEKGGRWILYVPQVHIV; encoded by the coding sequence ATGCGGCATCTGGGGGTGGACCCGGCTGCCCGTGCGGCTGACGTGGCCCGGTCGCATGGGGTCAACGTCCGGAAGGATTTCTTCAACAAGTCGACCGCCAGCGATATTCTCGCCGAGTACGGACCTGCAAACTTGATCTTCTCAGCGAACACATTCAGTCACATCTCGTACCTCGATTCGATCTTTCACGGGGTCGACTTGCTCCTTGCACCCGACGGACTGTTCGTGTTCGAGGATCGCTCCCTCGCAGATATCGTGAGGAATAACTACTTCGATCAGATCTACGACGAACACATCTATCTTTTCTCGGTCAGTTCGGTACAGGCGATGGCAGCTCACTTCGGCTTTGAGCTGGTCAATGCGGAACACATCCCCATTCACGGGGGTTCCATCCGCTATACCGTCGCCCGCGCGGGAACAACGAAGCCGGCCGCCGCCGTCGCCGAATATCTGGCGCAAGAGAAAGCGGACGGCCTCGCCGATGAAGCGGTGTTTGTCCGGTTCTCCGCGGCCATCCAACGCATAACGGCAGACCTCGTCTCGCTCCTCCGCGATTTGCGGTCCGACGGTCGTCGCGTCGTCGGATATGGGGCGACGTCGAGGAGCGCCACGGTACTGAACTACTGCGGTATCGGCACAGATTTGCTTCCGCTGGTGTGTGATTCGACCCCGGAGAAGCAGGGAACGATGACGCCGGGCTCGATGATTCCGGTATGCCCGCCCGACGCGTTCTCTCAGCCGTATCCTGACTACGCGCTGCTGTTCGCATGGAACCACGCCGAAGAAATCATGGCCAAGGAACGTCGGTTCCATGAAAAAGGTGGCCGGTGGATCCTGTACGTCCCACAGGTCCATATCGTGTAA
- a CDS encoding GAP family protein — MWGSLLMLALPIALNPGVLAAILLLVSRPRPVQNLFAFWVGALIVNLPALLIPVVVLHHTPSYWSFAGELDGPAADGGSTVNPIQIGIGVLALLVAALLTARYMARRRARTPSGAGDTSTGVLESETRPPIARPHGRSRSAVAAAGSAIRRLRDSAYTAWENGSTWVAVLFGMVGLLPGPPIVLFVVTTIAASGAGLGTQLIATIVFIVTMLAVMEIILVGCLVAPDKTQAIVQPLHDWARAHRPQLLVGIFAVVGVLQVASGLL; from the coding sequence ATGTGGGGATCGCTGCTGATGTTGGCGCTTCCGATTGCGCTCAATCCGGGCGTCCTCGCCGCCATCCTTCTGCTGGTCTCCCGGCCACGACCCGTGCAAAATCTGTTTGCCTTTTGGGTCGGCGCCCTGATAGTGAATCTTCCCGCCCTGCTCATTCCCGTGGTAGTGCTGCATCACACACCAAGCTATTGGTCTTTCGCGGGAGAACTGGATGGACCAGCCGCAGACGGTGGCTCCACTGTCAATCCGATCCAAATCGGAATCGGTGTGCTCGCGTTATTGGTCGCCGCGCTATTGACGGCACGCTATATGGCGCGCCGGCGAGCGAGGACGCCGTCAGGAGCTGGAGACACGTCAACGGGAGTGTTGGAATCGGAAACACGGCCCCCGATCGCGCGGCCCCACGGACGCTCCCGGAGTGCGGTGGCGGCGGCCGGGTCCGCAATCCGGCGGCTGCGTGATAGCGCCTACACCGCCTGGGAAAACGGATCCACGTGGGTCGCGGTGCTGTTCGGCATGGTTGGGCTACTGCCCGGTCCCCCAATTGTCCTGTTCGTCGTCACTACCATCGCAGCCTCAGGAGCCGGGCTTGGCACCCAGCTCATCGCCACCATCGTGTTCATCGTCACAATGCTTGCGGTTATGGAGATCATCCTCGTCGGCTGCCTCGTCGCGCCGGATAAGACCCAGGCGATAGTGCAACCGCTGCACGACTGGGCGCGGGCTCATCGTCCGCAGTTGCTCGTAGGCATCTTCGCAGTGGTTGGGGTCTTGCAGGTGGCTTCCGGCTTGCTATGA